One segment of Triticum aestivum cultivar Chinese Spring chromosome 2A, IWGSC CS RefSeq v2.1, whole genome shotgun sequence DNA contains the following:
- the LOC123185610 gene encoding protein PHLOEM PROTEIN 2-LIKE A10-like, whose protein sequence is MIHFFRFFHSFPALVLSKLAASDHVSSAASALSESLASGALRAFSSHRAARGPDPPSPPLHDRILDRLLSPDGAGFASAVLGSFARNLVLSCRDPEARPRAPGQPDWLAALCSDRGKEAAAELVRVFVSTAVAAYLDRTAAVRTSDQVLAGVTDPKHEAKLKDLLVSVCNGAVETFVRTSRQVTKEASISRAEAAVVQEVCNSGPSCVMERVSTTLAMPSNRRFVLDVTGRVTAEMVRSFLEFSTQRVSVGARKSIVVARDEITERGLVAVKYLSAKSMAIFTLCLTMCMHISVGMRFPLPA, encoded by the coding sequence ATGATTCACTTTTTTCGGTTCTTCCACTCCTTCCCCGCACTCGTCCTCTCCAAGCTCGCCGCCTCCGACCAcgtctcctccgccgcctccgccctctCCGAGTCGCTCGCCTCGGGGGCCCTTCGCGCCTTCTCCTCCCACCGGGCCGCCCGGGGCCCGGATCCTCCCTCCCCGCCGCTGCACGACCGGATCTTGGACCGCCTCCTCTCCCCCGACGGCGCCGGGTTCGCCTCCGCCGTCCTCGGGAGCTTCGCCAGGAACCTCGTGCTCTCCTGCCGTGATCCCGAGGCCCGGCCCCGCGCCCCTGGCCAGCCGGACTGGCTCGCCGCGCTGTGCAGCGACAGgggcaaggaggccgccgcggagctcgtccgGGTGTTCGTcagcaccgccgtcgccgcctACCTCGACAGGACCGCGGCCGTGCGCACCTCCGACCAGGTGCTCGCAGGCGTCACTGACCCCAAGCACGAGGCCAAGCTCAAGGACCTGCTCGTGTCCGTCTGCAACGGCGCCGTCGAGACGTTTGTCAGGACCTCACGGCAGGTCACAAAGGAGGCCTCCATTTCTCGAGCTGAAGCAGCAGTGGTGCAAGAGGTCTGCAATTCAGGTCCTAGCTGTGTAATGGAGAGAGTATCGACCACATTGGCCATGCCAAGCAACCGGAGGTTTGTGCTGGATGTCACGGGCAGGGTCACCGCAGAGATGGTCCGGTCATTCCTCGAGTTCTCGACTCAGCGGGTGTCCGTTGGTGCACGAAAGAGCATTGTCGTTGCCCGTGACGAAATCACCGAAAGGGGTCTCGTCGCCGTCAAGTACCTGAGCGCCAAGTCCATGGCCATCTTCACCTTATGCCTCACAATGTGCATGCACATTTCGGTTGGAATGAGGTTCCCGTTGCCGGCCTAG